A genomic region of Anopheles coustani chromosome 3, idAnoCousDA_361_x.2, whole genome shotgun sequence contains the following coding sequences:
- the LOC131259124 gene encoding heat shock protein 60A-like, translating to MFRLPTVLRVAAARQVAASRGYAKDVRFGAEVRALMLQGVDVLADAVAVTMGPKGRNVILEQSWGSPKITKDGVTVAKGIELKDKFQNIGAKLVQDVANNTNEEAGDGTTTATVLARAIAKEGFEKISKGANPIEIRRGVMLAVDTVKDHLKTMSRKVNTPEEIAQVATISANGDRAIGDLISEAMKRVGKEGVITVKDGKTLNDELEVIEGMKFDRGYISPYFINSSKGAKVEFQDALVLFSEKKISTVQSIIPALEMANQQRKPLVIIAEDVDGEALSTLVVNRLKIGLQVAAVKAPGFGDNRKSTLSDMAISTGGIVFGDDANLVKLEDVQLSDLGQVGEITITKDDCLLLKGRGKQEDVNRRAEQIRDQIAETTSEYEKEKLQERLARLSSGVAVLKVGGSSEVEVNEKKDRVNDALCATRAAVEEGIVPGGGTALIRCDSALANLKGANADQTTGIEIVRKALRMPCTQIAKNAGVDGSVVVAKVEMLEGDHGYDAMNNEYVNMIEKGIIDPTKVVRTALSDAAGVASLLTTAEAVVTEIPKEEPAGPMGGMGGMGGMGGMGGMGGMM from the exons ATGTTCCGCTTGCCAACAGTGTTGCGTGTTGCCGCCGCCCGGCAGGTCGCCGCTAGCCGCGGCTACGCCAAGGATGTTCGCTTCGGGGCGGAAGTGCGTGCCCTTATGCTGCAGGGTGTGGATGTGCTCGCCGATGCCGTCGCCGTTACCATGGGACCGAAG GGTCGCAATGTCATCTTGGAACAAAGCTGGGGCTCCCCAAAGATCACCAAGGATGGCGTGACGGTTGCCAAGGGTATTGAGCTGAAGGATAAGTTCCAGAACATCGGCGCCAAACTGGTGCAGGACGTGGCGAACAACACGAACGAGGAGGCAGGCGATGGAACTACCACCGCCACCGTTCTGGCCCGAGCAATCGCCAAGGAGGGCTTCGAGAAGATTTCGAAGGGTGCCAACCCTATTGAGATCCGCCGGGGTGTGATGCTGGCAGTCGACACTGTCAAGGATCACCTGAAGACGATGTCCCGCAAGGTCAACACGCCGGAAGAGATTGCCCAGGTGGCAACGATCTCGGCCAACGGTGATCGCGCGATCGGAGATCTCATCAGCGAAGCGATGAAGCGCGTCGGCAAGGAGGGTGTGATCACGGTCAAGGATGGCAAGACGCTGAACGACGAGCTGGAGGTGATCGAGGGAATGAAGTTTGACCGGGGATACATTTCGCCGTACTTCATCAACTCGAGCAAGGGAGCGAAAGTAGAGTTCCAGGATGCGCTCGTGCTGTTCTCCGAGAAGAAGATTTCGACCGTGCAGTCGATCATTCCGGCGCTCGAGATGGCCAACCAGCAGCGCAAACCGCTCGTCATCATCGCGGAAGATGTGGACGGTGAGGCACTGAGCACGCTGGTCGTGAACCGTCTCAAGATCGGGCTGCAGGTGGCCGCCGTGAAGGCACCCGGATTCGGTGACAATCGCAAATCTACCCTATCCGATATGGCCATCAGCACCGGTGGCATTGTGTTCGGTGACGATGCGAACCTGGTGAAGCTGGAGGATGTGCAGCTGTCCGATCTGGGACAGGTCGGTGAAATTACCATCACCAAGGACGATTGCCTGCTGCTGAAGGGCCGTGGCAAGCAGGAGGATGTGAACCGTCGCGCGGAACAGATCCGTGATCAGATCGCCGAAACGACGTCCGAATACGAGAAGGAGAAACTGCAGGAGCGTCTGGCTCGGCTCTCGTCCGGAGTGGCCGTGCTGAAGGTGGGCGGTTCGAGCGAGGTTGAGGTGAACGAGAAGAAGGACCGCGTGAACGATGCGCTCTGTGCGACGCGTGCTGCCGTCGAGGAGGGAATCGTGCCCGGTGGTGGTACCGCACTCATCCGTTGTGACTCCGCCCTGGCAAACCTGAAGGGTGCCAATGCGGATCAGACCACCGGTATCGAGATCGTGCGCAAGGCTCTACGTATGCCCTGCACGCAGATTGCCAAGAACGCCGGCGTCGATGGGTCGGTGGTTGTCGCGAAGGTTGAGATGCTTGAGGGAGACCACGGTTATGACGCAATGAACAACGAGTACGTCAACATGATTGAGAAGGGTATCATCGACCCGACCAAGGTCGTCCGGACGGCGCTGTCCGATGCGGCCGGTGTGGCTTCCCTGCTGACCACCGCTGAGGCGGTCGTGACGGAGATCCCCAAGGAGGAACCGGCTGGTCCGATGGGCGGTATGGGTGGTATGGGTGGAATGGGAGGAATGGGTGGTATGGGTGGAATGATGTAA
- the LOC131259125 gene encoding uncharacterized protein LOC131259125, which produces MAAAAAAAAAMATKLADQRKVTEIILETERVADRILANKQELVELDKRRQETREALRVIEKHFPLRTTTDGDPENVWGVQSADEAAAPPGCQMQRQRIWITIGSMLVKQDRQGAVDLLRKDQQTTEADIERIRNEQKLLITKQRDLEHERPLRGFNLKPLSTAEIAGIRSNLPGF; this is translated from the coding sequence ATggcggcggctgctgctgctgctgctgcgatgGCAACAAAGCTCGCCGACCAGCGTAAGGTGACGGAAATTATTCTGGAAACTGAGCGCGTGGCCGACCGGATCCTGGCCAACAAGCAAGAGCTCGTGGAGCTCGACAAGCGTCGGCAGGAGACGCGTGAAGCGTTGCGGGTgatagaaaaacatttccccCTTCGGACGACCACGGATGGCGATCCGGAAAACGTTTGGGGCGTTCAATCTGCCGATGAAGCAGCTGCGCCCCCCGGTTGCCAAATGCAACGGCAGCGCATTTGGATCACGATCGGCTCGATGCTGGTCAAGCAAGACCGCCAGGGAGCGGTTGATCTGCTTCGAAAAGACCAGCAAACGACCGAGGCGGACATCGAGCGAATACGCAACGAACAGAAGCTGCTCATCACTAAGCAGCGCGATCTGGAACACGAGCGCCCATTGCGCGGGTTCAATCTGAAGCCACTGTCCACGGCGGAAATTGCTGGCATTCGTTCCAACCTGCCCGGTTTCTAA